In the genome of Cryptomeria japonica chromosome 8, Sugi_1.0, whole genome shotgun sequence, one region contains:
- the LOC131043502 gene encoding probable mediator of RNA polymerase II transcription subunit 26c → MGLVEEWRMFFESAESDICSLIEHAIDVAACDCPQELVKRRDKIAEMVYASRSSAEDEDDGIHKKVNDIAERINSYQTITVPVPKECEIVKEVFNIKHILSNQDESENQLGDSLRRLESMALSIEILKETMIGRNVKCLQKHKSKPISSMAKKLVRRWREVADEWMKSAGEVAVDTMAAAVEQIQNHRIEQPFKLDDRQYSKQETKSGAQNHIVINHRRRRVVSQKQNLHQKLDFNKPSSLPLPSSHKSNSPALDDKSVRERIEAAKRRLQEGYRQAEKVKKQRTVQLIEIKDLPKQLDGSKRLAKHHHHQWMKN, encoded by the exons ATGGGATTGGTAGAAGAATGGAGGATGTTTTTTGAGAGCGCAGAGAGTGATATATGCAGCTTGATTGAACATGCAATCGATGTTGCAGCGTGTGATTGCCCTCAGGAATTAGTGAAGAGGAGGGATAAAATAGCAGAGATGGTTTACGCATCAAGATCATctgctgaagatgaagatgatggtaTTCATAAAAAGGTCAATGATATTGCAGAGAGGATCAATAGCTATCAAACCATAACTGTGCCTGTGCCTAAAGAATGTGAAATAGTGAAAGAGGTGTTCAATATAAAACACATTCTTTCAAATCAAGATGAG TCGGAAAACCAACTGGGCGACTCACTGAGAAGATTGGAGTCGATGGCATTGTCTATTGAAATCCTAAAG GAAACTATGATTGGCAGAAATGTCAAATGCTTGCAGAAGCACAAGTCCAAACCAATTAGCTCCATGGCGAAGAAGCTTGTCAG AAGGTGGAGAGAAGTTGCAGATGAATGGATGAAAAGTGCTGGAGAAGTTGCTGTAGATACCATGGCAGCCGCAG TGGAGCAAATCCAGAATCATAGAATAGAGCAGCCATTCAAACTGGATGACAGACAGTATAGCAAACAAGAAACAAAAAGTGGTGCTCAAAAtcacattgtgatcaatcataggAGACGGCGAGTTGTAAGCCAGAAGCAGAATTTGCACCAAAAGTTAGATTTCAACAAGCCTAGCTCTCTTCCACTTCCTTCATCACAT AAATCAAACTCTCCTGCTCTTGATGATAAATCTGTAAGAGAAAGGATTGAAGCAGCAAAGAGAAGGCTTCAAGAAGGGTACCGACAAGCTGAAAAGG TGAAGAAGCAACGCACGGTTCAGCTTATCGAAATCAAAGACCTGCCTAAGCAATTAGATGGGTCAAAGAGAttagcaaagcatcatcatcaccaGTGGATGAAGAATTGA